A segment of the Nasonia vitripennis strain AsymCx chromosome 2, Nvit_psr_1.1, whole genome shotgun sequence genome:
TCTCGATACCTGCTGTTTATTCCAGTTACAGTCGCTGTTCCGTATTACCACGATCGACATGAAGTTCGCGGCGGTTTGTCTGATTTTCGTCATTTTCGTAACGCTCCGCGAAACTGCGGCCCAGTCGCAAAAGTCTTTCTGGTCACGATTGTTCGATCTGGGTCCAGAGGAAGAATCACTTTTGTTGGACAGGGCTCGCACGGTACTGGCACGAGTTGTACTGGAGATTCCTCAGTCTGGCTTGGAGCTGCCAAGAAGAATTAATCAAACGACGCCAACCCGTATGTTAAAGACTAAAGATAAATATAACTACAAACGACTTAACGattttattctttaaaatAGGTTCGTACAATTATCCTTggttaaaatgttttttgaatttttgtgtTTATAGCTGATCGTCATACGGAGCTTTTACCAGAAAATTCCCTCTCTGGTTAGTATAAGTAAGATTTATTGATCAATAATATAGAGTCTTTATTAAACTGTTTTAATGAATAGCGTTGCACGGTAAcgtcaatttattttttaaatatttaatattgttcTAGCTCAAACAACTAGCACATACTCCGAACTGTCAGACGAATCAGATATTTTAAGCGGACGTTAAAATAACCATGAAGCTCAGAACACTCCAATCGCGTTATTTCATAAACAGCAAACAAGACAACGATATCTTGTAGCAATCCAATGAATCTTCACAATAAATCGACAAAAAACTCAAAATCGCACGTCTCTTCTAAATGTCTTCATCCTCCCACTAGCCAAATAAATCACCACGAATCGAGGCACTTGCTAAGCCAGAAAACACTCGCAATCGAGCTACTCTGCCGCGCACATTTTCCCGAACAGACGCGACAGATTGAGGCACGAGCTACTCGCCAAAGTTCtttgagagagcgagagccgcTGCTTCGTCCCCTCCGGATTCCCTATAATGAAACCCTTTCGCATCACCGTCGCGGCGACCTAAAGAGGGTCCGATTTCCGCCGGGACCGAATCGAGGAAAAAGTCTCCGAATCTCTCGACGCCCTTTGTTTCTTTCCCTTTATCGGACTCGATTCTCTCCTCTCCCGAGCGACCGAGAGAAAAACAACGTCTCTTATTTGTTGAGTCGACTCAGTGCAGGGGAGAGGCTCTTTCTACGGGATGTGGACGCAACGGTGTCGGGGAGCTAATTCAACGCTCCACAATCGTGTCGATTGATCGAGTTACAGGTATAAATGCTGAAAGCGATACTCACATGGGGAGGAGAGTGGAGATGATTCTTTCGGCCTCTTCTGGCGGCGGAGGAAATTCCTGAGCTGGAGCTCCAGTGGTATCCTGGGGCTCGGGGCAATCCGGTACCGGACGTAATGCTACCAACGCCATCTTCGCTTTCCGGCCATTCATGCTCATGTATCCGTCGTCCTCGGATTGGTGTCCTGCGCAGGGAAGAACAAAATCCAACGATTAGCTTCTCTTAAACTCTCTCCAGCTGTTACTTCATTCACAGTGGTAAGTAAGAAAGGGCGTAACTCGAGAAGTACGTAATCGGCCGCAGGAGTCGCGCGGCGCTATATACACGCGGGGGAGGAAAAATGAAGAGGACCCgcggaaaaagaagaataagagcgaaaaaaagcgcgcgcgatgtttcttttttctctctcgaggcGTAACGAGCGCCGGCTATAATCTTTTATTCATCCACGCGGCGTATGCAGCgtcagcgtcgtcgtcgtgtctGCGAGCGCATTCAAAGCGAGAAAAGCTCTCTTCCTCCTCCCCTTTTTTTCCGCCCCCGTGTCGATCCGGAAAAAGTCGATTCATCGACGCGCAGGGTCGTCGTCGAGTAGTAAGACGTGTGCACGGCTACACACGTATGCACAGGTGTGTATGTGCGTTGAAATTCATGCAAGGAACTGCCTCGGCTGCGCGCAACGGTAAACCGCTGCGGTTTTTCCAACGTATCGCTGATTTCCCGGACGCCGTTGCTTTTACGTCGCTACGTGCGGGGAAGTCGAAAGAAGCCTGCGcggattactttttttaacctCCTCGGCGGTGTACAAAGCTCGAGATTAAATTTTTCGACTCTCTAGAAGCCGCGGCGACTCATTCAGgcgaatttcgaaaaaagctcgagcgcgacgcttttaaaattacacagcgccggtcagagctgaaaattttcaaagcggCGCACTTTTCCTCATTAATCCCCTCcataagcgcgcgcgactaTGAGGCGTACACAGCCAGCTTTAATCTCGGCGGAGCGAGCTTTTTTATCGCGCGAGCTTGCGGGCCAAAGAAGcttaaaattgaaaggaaGGAACCGGCTTATTGGCTCGTAAATGAACAACAACAATAGGCTCGCTCAGCAGCTCTCGGCTGCGCTGCGGCACTTACCTAAGGACGGACTCTCGTCATCCGGCGTGAGGCCAATGCTCGGctcggtgctgctgctgcaatcGGTCGTCGTCGCGAGTCCTCCGCCga
Coding sequences within it:
- the LOC100679693 gene encoding uncharacterized protein LOC100679693; the protein is MVFVLFRINSRSRRRQHTVHLDTCCLFQLQSLFRITTIDMKFAAVCLIFVIFVTLRETAAQSQKSFWSRLFDLGPEEESLLLDRARTVLARVVLEIPQSGLELPRRINQTTPTPDRHTELLPENSLSAQTTSTYSELSDESDILSGR